The following nucleotide sequence is from Vicinamibacteria bacterium.
CGAGGAGAAGGGCAAGGACGCGGAAGGGCTGCTCTTGCAGCCGGACTTTGACGCCCTTCTTGCGCAGCTCGCCCGCGCGCCGGTCCAACTCGAAATGAGCGAAATGAATGCGATTCTGCACGAGAAAGCCTGGCGGCGGCACAAGACCGACCGGACCAAAAGTCTACCATTCCTCAGGAAGAGCGGTTCTTCCATGTCCGCAACACATTGATTTATAAGACCATCGCGCAGGGGATCGGCAGAGGATCGATGGGGGAGCACGGGGGCATTGACCCCTACCTCCCCCGCGCCCCACTAATGGGAGGCATGGCGGGGAAGGGCGGGATCTTCGAAGGTTCCCTCCTGGCGGCCGAGCGGTTGACGCCTTCACTCCCGGGAGGTGGCACGGTTGACAAGCACAGTTCCCCGCGACGAGCCGGGGTTCGATGGGCTCGAGGCTAGGAGGGCAAGGACGCCCCACATCGCGTTCCTGCTCGGCGCCTTTGTCATCGGCTTCGGCGCTGCGTCGGGCATCGCCCTCGTCACATCGGTTGCGAGCCTCGGCGGGTTCGCAGGACCGTTCGCCGCCGGCTTTGTTTGGGAGCGCAGGGGGAGCCTTTGCCCCGGGCTTACCTCCGCCTTTGTCTCTCTACTCCTCTCGGGGGCCCTCGCACTCGTCAGCACCGGCAAGGGGCACTACCAACGGGACTCCCTTCTATCGTCGACGCTCCCGGACACCGGGGGGGGCCCGGGGCCTTTCCCGAGGCTGGACTAGCTGCATGTCCCCTCGCCAGGCCTCTGACCCGTCGGCGACAGCGCTCTTCCACCTCATCACTTCCCAGCGCATCACGACCGTCATCCACGTGGCAGTTCGGCTGGGAGTCCCCCAGTGCCTCGCAGGGGGAGCTCGAGCCCTGCCCGAGCTCTCCAGGGAGACCGGGGCCGATGAACGCTCGCTCGGGCGCCTTCTGCGTGCCCTGGTCACCCTCGGGCTCTGTGAACGCGTCGACGACGAGCGCTTTTCCCTCACCTCCATGGGGAGCCATCTGACCGACGGTGCGAGGCCATCCTTCGCGCACTGGGCCATTCTCGAGGCACAAATCGAGGCTCGGCTCTGGGAGCGCCTCTTGGACAGGGTTCGGACGGGTAGGAGCCCCGACGGTGCCGCCCAGTTCTTCGCGGAGATGGCACCGGGGCCCGCAAAGGCTCTCTACGAGGGCATGGTGGCGCTCACGGAACTCGTGGTCCCCGATTTGCTCGCCGCTTGGGATTTTTCAGGCATCACGAGGTTGATCGACGTGGGCGGGGGCCAGGGCCATCTCCTGAGCGCGATCCTCAGGGCCTACCCATCGATGCTCGGGACGGTCTTCGATCTGCCGCGCTGCGCGGAGGCCGCGACGAGGCACCTGGCCGAGGCGGGAGTGGGCGATCGCGGCGACTTCGTCGCGGGAAGCTTCTTCGCGCGCGTCCCGGAGGGCGCCGACGCCCTCATCCTGAAGAGTGTCCTACACGACTGGGATGACGCCGAGAGCCTGAGGATTCTCGACTCCTGCCGCAACGCCCTGCCCCCGAGCGGGAAGCTCTTGCTCGTCGAGGGGATCCTTCCCGAGGACCCCGGGGCCAACCCAGATCGCTGCTCGATCGCCTTGAGCGACCTCAACCTGCTGGCCCTGGGCGGGGGCGCGTGCGAGCGAACCGAGGAAGAGTTCCGCGAACTCTTGCGCGTGGGCGGGTTCGGGATGACTCACGTCCGATCTGCTGGACGCTACAACGTCATCGAGGCGAGGGTCGCCTGAGCGAGCCCCTGCGATGAGAGATCACTTGCGCTCGCGGCGGGATCGGCGCCCTTCACAGGGCGCGTCCTTGGGAGGAGAGACGGAGAGGTGCAAAGAGTGCGGCGCACCTCGCTCCGCGGGCCCGGCGCCCCGGTCCAGCGCTGCCGAGGCAGGCCTCGAGGGTGCGTTCGAGGCCCTGGGCGCGGTGTTCGACCTCGGAACGATTCGCCACCTGAAGGATCGAGGAATAGCCCAGGGCTGGCGATGCCTCGAGCTCGGCGGCGGCGGCTCGATTGCCACTTGGCTCTCGGCCCGGGTGGGCCCCACCGGGGGCGTCCTCGTTGCGAACGGCGACCCCGGGCGGTTCGAAGCGCTGCGCCTCCCCAATCTGGAGGTGAGGCGCCACGACCTCGCGAGGGATCCCCTCCCCGAGGCGACTTTCGACCTCGTGCACGCCCGTCTCGTCCTGCTGCGGGTCCCCGAGCGCGAGGCCGTGCTTGCCCGCCTCGTCGCGGCTCTCAAGCCCGGAGGGTGGCTCGTCGACGAGGAGTTCGAGACGAGCCTCGCGCCCGACCCGTCCCTCGCCCCCGGCGAAGCACTGCCGAAGACCTACCTGGCCATGGCGCGTGTGATGGACGGCCAGGGCGTAGATCGCAGCTTCGGAAGGCGCCTTTTCGGGCTCCTCCGTGCCCACGGGCTCGAGACCGTCGGAGCCGAAGGGCAGGCCTCGATGTGGTCGTGCCATTCGCCCGGCGCGCCTGTTCTCCGCGCCATCTTCGAGCACCTTCGGGGGGAGATCGTGAGCGGCGGTCATGTGACCAAGGAGGAGTTCGATCGCGACGTCGCTCACTTCAGCGACCACGGGTTCTTCATGCCGTCGCCCCTCCTGTGGACGGCGTGGGGGCGTCGCGCGTAGCAGGGACTGCGTCTGACTGCCGGGACGGGCATGAGCCCCTCCCAGGTCGTACTCGAAGAGGAAAGCGGCGGCGGCGTCTGCTAGAGGACGACGCCTTATTTTTGAGGATCAGCGAAAGGGAGGTGGTTCATGCGGGTTTTCAGAGAAGAGAGCCGATTGCCCATGGTGTCGATGGTTGTCGCCCTTGTATGGCTTCTCCCGCCAAGCGGTGCCCGAGCGGACGAGACCGAGTTCTGCCACCAGTTCGTCACCTCCCTACCTTTCA
It contains:
- a CDS encoding methyltransferase translates to MSPRQASDPSATALFHLITSQRITTVIHVAVRLGVPQCLAGGARALPELSRETGADERSLGRLLRALVTLGLCERVDDERFSLTSMGSHLTDGARPSFAHWAILEAQIEARLWERLLDRVRTGRSPDGAAQFFAEMAPGPAKALYEGMVALTELVVPDLLAAWDFSGITRLIDVGGGQGHLLSAILRAYPSMLGTVFDLPRCAEAATRHLAEAGVGDRGDFVAGSFFARVPEGADALILKSVLHDWDDAESLRILDSCRNALPPSGKLLLVEGILPEDPGANPDRCSIALSDLNLLALGGGACERTEEEFRELLRVGGFGMTHVRSAGRYNVIEARVA
- a CDS encoding class I SAM-dependent methyltransferase — encoded protein: MFDLGTIRHLKDRGIAQGWRCLELGGGGSIATWLSARVGPTGGVLVANGDPGRFEALRLPNLEVRRHDLARDPLPEATFDLVHARLVLLRVPEREAVLARLVAALKPGGWLVDEEFETSLAPDPSLAPGEALPKTYLAMARVMDGQGVDRSFGRRLFGLLRAHGLETVGAEGQASMWSCHSPGAPVLRAIFEHLRGEIVSGGHVTKEEFDRDVAHFSDHGFFMPSPLLWTAWGRRA